One window from the genome of Pseudomonadota bacterium encodes:
- a CDS encoding cytoplasmic protein, protein MTKHSHSFVETFEGFAGYGLDRQSDENTVQLYLQKFSDDDLMKTILKRMTDDDLTDVFEITGKMLKKYLTEPEYHQLFLKDEER, encoded by the coding sequence ATGACAAAGCACTCCCATAGTTTTGTAGAAACTTTTGAAGGTTTTGCGGGATATGGTCTGGACAGGCAATCCGACGAGAACACTGTTCAACTGTACCTGCAGAAATTTTCGGATGACGATTTGATGAAAACAATTCTGAAACGGATGACCGATGACGATTTAACTGATGTATTTGAGATTACAGGTAAAATGCTGAAAAAATATCTGACTGAGCCTGAATACCATCAATTGTTTCTCAAAGATGAGGAAAGATGA